The following are encoded in a window of Platichthys flesus chromosome 19, fPlaFle2.1, whole genome shotgun sequence genomic DNA:
- the LOC133975255 gene encoding O-acyltransferase like protein-like gives MALGFLVFFLFAGSSLELETTQALNVTTKCEEDTNAFLWELNQERPQEYAVRMYDAFGKMGSNVEGGNVNQPGSQQQCQSAHGSTFSGQYCQVFRQQETVRYFVGICVPDSCKEADVEMLMLNGRLQIGQTSLIPPFPSILVNQTAQALLMTHCLSNTVSPDAFDVTCLFVCSMMVAIPLAATLLTAIIRWKKNREGSPSLESSSINTGLNLYGTLKSNGSSGSERNGGSLEEKDSTSHTPLCFPRSCVNQGLEALSLQNTSQGVLSTSSSITGGGYSSLNGIRVLSLFWIICLHSTQFPVEVNLDNKKHWEKAAKSNPLHLMASGGPIALAVDSFLVLGGLLSARSLLNSINRADGKLSISMVASYLFNRIKRIQPLHMFILCFTTGLTSLVRGGPYWFQIMNTMTDCKTYWWGNMLLISNILPTASQCIPWAWYLSLDFQCYITTPLLLYFYKLNKGVFAAVAGGLMLMTIASGAITTALLQLPVFGPSSGFNLDYGLHYYVKPYTRYGPYLIGVLTGIYLTTKKDPVLKHKWQAALGWFCCLSLLAVVVGLAYVLKEEPTSLSLPHAFYQGMHRSLWALAATWIIVACEEGYGGFIKSFLSLGFWLPLSNISFACYLSHPIFIIIYIGLQETPIHYTDLNFMYIFLGHLVLTLVGSYVLTVLIEKTYLLKYSRT, from the exons ATGGCTCTGGGTTTTTTGGTGTTCTTTCTGTTTGCTGGGTCTAGTTTAGAGCTGGAAACCACACAGGCACTGAATGTGACTACAAAATGTGAGGAGGACACCAACGCTTTCCTCTGGGAACTAAACCAGGAGAGACCACAGGAATACGCTGTCCGCA TGTATGATGCGTTTGGAAAGATGGGCAGCAATGTTGAAGGAGGTAATGTCAACCAGCCGGGATCCCAGCAGCAGTGTCAGTCTGCCCATGGCTCCACCTTCTCTGGACAGTACTGCCAGGTGTTTCGTCAGCAG GAAACAGTCCGCTATTTTGTGGGTATTTGTGTTCCTGACTCCTGCAAGGAAGCGGATGTGGAAATGCTGATGCTAAACG GGAGACTTCAGATTGGTCAGACGTCCCTaattcctccttttccttccatCCTGGTCAATCAAACCGCTCAGGCCCTGTTGATGACCCATTGTTTGTCCAACACTGTTTCCCCAGATGCATTCGATGTCACCTGCCT gtttgtgtgttccatGATGGTCGCGATACCTCTTGCCGCCACCCTGCTCACCGCTATAATAAGGTGGAAAAAGAACAGGGAGGGCAGTCCGTCTCTTGAATCATCCTCTATAAACACTGGCCTCAACCTTTATGGGACCCTGAAGAGCAATGGCTCCTCTGGCAGTGAAAGGAACGGTGGCAGCCTAGAGGAAAAGG ATAGCACCAGCCACACACCACTCTGTTTTCCTCGAAGCTGTGTAAACCAGGGCCTGGAGGCACTTTCTCTTCAGAATACCAGCCAAGGTGTCCTGAGCACCTCCTCATCCATCACAGGAGGAGGCTATTCCTCCCTGAATGGCATACGTGTCCTCAGCCTGTTCTGGATCATATGTCTCCACTCAACCCAGTTTCCTGTAGAGGTCAACCTGG ATAACAAGAAACATTGGGAGAAAGCAGCTAAGAGCAACCCTCTCCATTTGATGGCCTCCGGTGGACCTATTGCTCTGGCTGTGGACAGCTTTTTGGTGCTGGG GGGTCTGCTCAGTGCCAGGTCTCTGCTAAACTCCATCAACAGGGCTGATGGCAAACTGAGCATCTCTATGGTGGCCAGCTACCTCTTCAACAGGATTAAAAG GATTCAACCACTGCATATGTTCATCCTCTGTTTCACCACTGGCCTCACCTCTTTAGTACGGGGGGGGCCATACTGGTTCCAAATCATGAACACAATGACGGACTGTAAGACATACTGGTGGGGGAACATGCTGTTGATTAGCAATATCCTCCCAACCGCAAGTCAG TGCATCCCGTGGGCATGGTACTTGTCTCTTGACTTCCAGTGCTATATCACCACTCCACTGTTGCTCTATTTTTACAAATT GAACAAAGGTGTGTTTGCGGCTGTGGCAGGAGGCCTGATGCTGATGACCATTGCTTCTGGTGCCATCACGACTGCGCTCCTGCAGCTGCCCGTCTTCGGGCCATCTTCAGG GTTCAATTTGGATTATGGCTTACATTACTATGTGAAACCTTACACAAGATATGGGCCATATTTAATAGGGGTCTTGACTGGAATATACTTGACCACAAAGAAAGATCCGGTCCTAAAGCACAAG TGGCAGGCTGCACTTGGTTGGTTCTGCTGTCTTTCACTTTTGGCTGTGGTGGTTGGATTAGCCTACGTCCTAAAGGAGGAGCCAACCTCTCTGTCGTTGCCACATGCCTTCTATCAAGGAATGCACAGATCCCTCTGGGCTTTGGCTGCGACCTGGATCATAGTGGCCTGCGAGGAAGGTTATGGAG GTTTTATCAAGAGCTTCTTGTCATTGGGTTTCTGGCTTCCACTTTCCAACATTAGTTTTGCCTGCTACCTGTCACATcctattttcatcatcatctatATAGGCCTGCAAGAGACCCCGATCCACTACACAGACTTAAACTTT ATGTACATTTTCCTTGGCCATTTGGTGCTAACGCTGGTGGGGAGCTACGTGCTGACTGTGCTGATTGAGAAGACCTACCTTCTAAAATACAGCCGTACATAG